The segment aagcaccggataacatattagtgccagatgacaCAATCGACATAGGACAATTGCAACGAGATGATTGCGAACCTGAGGATGTTCCTATCGTTGGAATGTCGACACAGGCATAAGCCAACAATAATTTGGGGTCACAATCACATGTGGATGATGACTTTATCAACAACAATGATGATAGTATTTTAGGGTCATTGCCTTCTACGAGTCCTGTTGAGGATGACTATATGGACACAAGTTCAGATTCTGAGAATAACATTTAatataattaagtaatttaattgatttttttGTTACATCATGTAGTGTTTTAGTTTTTATGATCATGTGCTTATTCAAATTATGTTAACTATTACAACATCATGGTTGGTCCTGGGCGTGGACATTCATGGGGTAGATGTCGGGCCCCACTTGATGATACACACCCTCATTTTAGCCTTCTATATGATGAGTCAGAGGACTTGGATGAGATGCAGCCACCCAAGTTTGCGAAGTAGGCTAATGCTCAATCGGATTCACTGCAGCAGGAGGTCATGGCACTGCAGCATCATCCCCCTGCAGGTATATTTCTATCACATTTATAAATTATGTATGTCATTTCTTTGTTATATACATCCATTGGTAGaagatatatgttcatttcacaaATTTTCATATGTAGGCACACCGCAGTGATGTATGGTACGTGGCCCTAGTAGGGGCCTCATCTTGGAGAAATATATACATACCCACAATGAAAAGCCAAAAGTATAACTATTTCAAGGTCATCCAATTAGTACAGAGGTGAGTATAGTCGTCAATGAGATCAGTCTATTCatgtggaatcatttttcgtGGGCCACTGAAAGTTTCAAGCACGTCGTCTCGCGATTCTGCGATGCCCTTGTCTTTCACATCAAGGTAAGTTAATATATATTTCTTACGAGATTTATTGTATTTACATATTGTAATGATTGTTCACATATGTAGGATAACATTAAGTTCGAGGATTGCACCGACGAACAAGTGACGACATGCAtcctcaaaatggctgcaaatagatataGAGATCGACGATGTAGGCTTCATATGCACTGCAATGATCTACGAGTAAGGAGAATTCACCCTGCGATCCAGCCTTATAGAAATTGGGTCAAGCCTACGAGTGAGGAGAGTGCATTCTTTACGCAAAGAATGAAGAGGATAGTACTGCATTTACAATTGTACGCTGTAGAAAGTTTTTATTGAGTATATAAATTGCTTTGATgtcctttttctccttttcttttgtttgaatagGGACTATCTGAGGTCAGCATCTATGAAAAATTCTATCAGAACAAGAGTGGCCAGTTTGTAACCAAGGAGGCGAGGAAACATCATGTAAGTATCGTACCATATTTTGACTGCTTTTGAAGTTTTTGAAATAAACTGATGGTATTATTTAGTTTATTGTGAAGAAAAAACTATTAGAGCTGAGAGAGCAGATGATGAGGAAGGTTGGATCTGACAGCGATGCTGAATCACAATCTATTTGTTCGATGACTGACGATGCAATCCTAGATGCAGTCCTTGGGCGGCAACTAGGGTGTGAACACAGCATGCATTTctcgaaaaaaatttattacagttCATCGTCTGACCAATCCAGATGACTGATGATGCCTCGATTCTAGAGGCAAGATATTGATGAGCTCGATGCAGGGTCAAATTGATTACTGGATGAATCATAGCCAAACACTCAAGAGGATAATAGCCACGATGGCGAGATGGCTCGATATTGATGCCTtcgagttagcacctctacagccgCATAATATCATCTCTTTACAACCATCGAGGCACATATCAGGTCAGGGATCGATGCCTGGAGAAGAGAATAAGGTCAGCGATTTTGATGATGCATAGTTTGTAGATTTTTATGTTTTGGATGGTGGATGAACTCGTACTTTTGTAATTCGTCAATgatagatatgaaatttgatgatgCTTGGATTTGGTGGATATGGTttgtatatatgttatattttggtTGACATGGTAGTGTATTAAATATATTTGATGTGGTGGTATGTTTTGGAATATTCTTTGTGTATGAACAGATGATTAggaatatttttttgtatttgtagCTGGTTTCGATAGTTTGAGTGCAGATTTTTTTGTTTTGTAGCtaaatttagcgacgaaatttgcTAATTTACtggcaaaataaaaattttgtagcTAAAGTATGATAGTTTTTAGTTTAGCAACGAAACTTTGCTAGGAAATgttattttcattgctaaaaattgtgatgaaattttattttcatcgctaaaactaGTGACGAAATCTATTTTTCATAGCTAAAAATAGCGATGAaatctattttttgataaaaataattttcgttGCCAACTTGGGGTTgggtttttctttcctttcagcaacaaaatttttttcatcgcaagcATTAGggacaaaattattattttgtccgttatttttttacaatgaaatttatatttcattgctAATGCTATGTAATTGTTCCATCATGGTTGAATAATTTtggtgatgaaataatttttgtcACTAGGATCTTTAGCTACGAGATTTTTTTGACAAATGtttagcaacaaaattttttgttgctaataacttTTGcgacaaaaattagatctttagcaacaaaaaaatttCGTCATAAAAAGTTATATTTCTTGTAGTTAAATCAGGTCCTCAAACTTTTATAATGTTGTATTAATTTCTTTCTTCAGTGTTATTTCTGTCTGACGATCATGTCGGAAATATCATGTGCTATCATGTGATACATAATAGAAGCTGATGTGCAATCCCAAATACATTCTTTCCCATTTCCTCCTTTTAGCTAGAATTTTTACTTCCAATTTCATCACTTTCTCTTTACCGCCACCACTTTTAAAACTCCACCATCTCCTTTTAGCTAGAATTTTTACTTCCAATTTCATCACTTTCTCTTTACCGCCACCACTTTTAAAACTCCACCATCTCCTACACTACCATCAGCTCCTCCATCTATTCCATCATCATCTCTAAATCTTTCTCCATGGAGGCCACAACTACCATCAAGACTGCTTCCATCATCATCCGTCTTATCAAATgttgaaaaatttaaactttGAGGTCACAGAGATCTTAgttgttattttttattatttatattttttaaaaaaatattgtgaTTGATAGAGTTTCTAGGTTTGTAATGGTTTGAATTATTAGTACATTTGATCTATAGCTAATCTTATAAACTCACAATATTAATTTTGaagaatctaaattttaaaagaaGCTATCAAAAAGAGAACAATCAATCCTAATCTTTCATGCTTTATTCTCCCATCTTTTTCTCAGATGGGTCATACTCcaaaaagatagaagaaaaataataaaatagaaaataaaaaccatagctagaaggagaaaatagagaaaaaaattaggatTCTACGTCAGTTAATTCTATGCCACATTAACTTTCACTATGTCATATGATAGCACATGATATTTTCATCACGATCATCAGACGGAAATAGCACTTGGAGAAAAATTATAACATTATAAAAGTTTGAGAATCTAATTACAACGAATCAaagtttaggataaaaataaaattttctaaaaaatctaagatttttaaaataattaagccaTATTTGTTTCATTTGGTATTTGTTTTGGATCTTAGACTGGCATGATCGATCTATTACGTATAGCATGCCGTTCTACATAGTATCAGAGCTAAGATCTTGAGATTGGTAGTCCATGTGTTTGTTGCTTTGCATGGTATCGAGCGAAGATTTTGATATTTATGACTTTATATGATATTAGAGCCATAGGCTTAGAGAGTGGTTGAGCGGTTTATGCCTTTGATCAGATTCATTCAGAGCATAAGTTTTTTAGAGTGGCAGCTTGATTATTAGTGATCTTGTATTTGTAGTTTGGCATGGTTGAAAAGCTTCCAGTAATTCGCTGTGCAGTGGTGCAAGTATTTGGACTCTTGTTTGGTGATTTAAGGGATAAATTATCATGACCGATGCTATTACTATCTCTATCAATGGATTTGAATATGAGATGTTCGCTCTTACCAATATCAGCAAGGCTACTTTTATTACTACCACTTCTCTTCAAAATTTAAACAACACTTATTATGCATATTGAAAGGCTCttgttaaattttatttgaaagccCAAGATTTATGGATATTTTAGATGAGTCAAAGATGATGCCAATAGATGAGATTGCGAGAATAAAGTGAAATTTAAAATCTAGAAAGATAATGTAGATTTTTTAAATTGCAGCTGATAAAGAAAATTATCTCCATATTCGAGATGCAAAAGAGCCAAAAAAAAGCATGAGATATTTTTACAGCTATCTACTTAAATTCTAACAATGTGAAAAATCATAAACAAAAATTATCTAAAGAGTGGATTCTAGTTCCAAGCTC is part of the Elaeis guineensis isolate ETL-2024a chromosome 15, EG11, whole genome shotgun sequence genome and harbors:
- the LOC105058223 gene encoding uncharacterized protein isoform X1, which translates into the protein MWNHFSWATESFKHVVSRFCDALVFHIKDNIKFEDCTDEQVTTCILKMAANRYRDRRCRLHMHCNDLRGLSEVSIYEKFYQNKSGQFVTKEARKHHFIVKKKLLELREQMMRKVGSDSDAESQSICSMTDDAILDAVLGRQLGCEHSMHFSKKIYYSSSSDQSR
- the LOC105058223 gene encoding uncharacterized protein isoform X2 — its product is MWNHFSWATESFKHVVSRFCDALVFHIKDNIKFEDCTDEQVTTCILKMAANRYRDRRCRLHMHCNDLRGLSEVSIYEKFYQNKSGQFVTKEARKHHKKLLELREQMMRKVGSDSDAESQSICSMTDDAILDAVLGRQLGCEHSMHFSKKIYYSSSSDQSR